A stretch of Paludisphaera borealis DNA encodes these proteins:
- a CDS encoding spinster family MFS transporter, whose translation MPSPPSSPVGAASVRKSFLPTIGGPYFALAVLFGMNLLNYIDRYSFFAVGTQIKEDFKIDDFWYSVLGVSFMIVYTMVSPVIGWMGDRYNRRMLLAGGVGLWSLATVGTAFSLDFNHMFFWRALLGVGEASYGVIAPTLIADLFPVSKRGRAMGIYYLALPLGGALGYGLGSWIGEELGWQKAFMIVGFPGLIAAFLALVIHDPGRGTTEGGHETEKSERPGLAEYLNLFKIPTYVFNTAGMAAITFATGAYAVHGANFYQIVRGMTMKEAGMSIGGLTALAGLLGIALGTFLADFSLRFTKRAYLLLATIVTTAAVPLGLMAVLEADRAVSLSLLFGAMILLSMVLGPCNTVIANVVPANKRASGFALYIFLIHVFGDISSPLILGWISTFFGKPSVAGSWVGKFFASIGAAPIGDENLTVAMLVVAPVLALGAVFFLLGSRYLPRDQEQVLQAGGAGVGEPVFHH comes from the coding sequence ATGCCGTCTCCCCCTTCCAGCCCGGTGGGCGCCGCGTCCGTTCGCAAGAGCTTCCTGCCGACGATCGGCGGTCCGTACTTCGCGCTGGCCGTCTTGTTCGGCATGAACCTGCTGAACTACATCGACCGATACTCGTTCTTCGCGGTCGGGACGCAGATCAAGGAAGACTTCAAGATCGACGACTTCTGGTACAGCGTACTGGGGGTCTCGTTCATGATCGTCTACACGATGGTCTCGCCGGTGATCGGCTGGATGGGGGATCGTTACAACCGTCGGATGCTGCTGGCCGGCGGCGTCGGCCTCTGGAGCCTGGCGACGGTCGGCACCGCGTTTTCGCTCGACTTCAACCATATGTTCTTCTGGCGGGCCCTGTTAGGAGTCGGAGAGGCGAGCTACGGCGTGATCGCCCCGACGCTGATCGCCGACCTGTTCCCGGTCAGCAAGCGGGGCCGGGCTATGGGGATCTACTACCTGGCGCTGCCGCTGGGCGGGGCGCTGGGGTACGGGCTGGGGAGCTGGATCGGCGAGGAGCTGGGCTGGCAGAAGGCGTTCATGATCGTCGGCTTCCCCGGCCTGATCGCGGCGTTTCTCGCCCTGGTGATCCACGACCCTGGTCGGGGGACGACCGAAGGGGGCCATGAGACCGAGAAGAGCGAGCGCCCGGGCCTGGCCGAATACCTCAACCTGTTCAAGATCCCGACCTACGTGTTCAACACCGCCGGGATGGCGGCGATCACATTCGCGACCGGTGCCTACGCGGTCCACGGCGCGAACTTCTACCAAATCGTCCGGGGCATGACGATGAAGGAGGCCGGCATGTCGATCGGCGGGCTCACCGCGCTGGCGGGGCTGCTGGGGATCGCCCTGGGGACCTTCCTGGCCGACTTCTCCCTGCGGTTCACCAAACGGGCCTATCTGCTGCTGGCGACCATCGTGACCACGGCCGCCGTTCCCCTGGGTCTGATGGCCGTCCTCGAAGCCGATCGGGCCGTCTCGCTGTCGCTGCTGTTCGGGGCGATGATCCTGCTGTCGATGGTCCTGGGCCCCTGCAACACGGTCATCGCCAACGTGGTCCCGGCCAACAAGCGGGCGTCGGGATTCGCCCTCTACATCTTCCTGATCCACGTGTTCGGCGACATCAGCTCGCCCCTGATCCTCGGCTGGATCTCGACCTTCTTCGGCAAGCCCAGCGTCGCCGGCTCGTGGGTCGGCAAGTTCTTCGCCTCGATCGGCGCCGCGCCGATCGGCGATGAGAACCTGACCGTCGCCATGCTCGTGGTCGCGCCGGTGCTGGCCCTGGGAGCCGTCTTCTTCCTGCTGGGCTCGCGATACCTGCCGCGTGACCAAGAGCAGGTGCTGCAAGCCGGCGGCGCCGGGGTCGGAGAGCCCGTCTTCCACCACTGA